Proteins encoded in a region of the Thermotoga sp. KOL6 genome:
- a CDS encoding carbohydrate ABC transporter permease: MSKKADIVITYILLVLFSVFFLTPIYVLLATSLKSFKEVSISAMWKLPSRPSFEGFVEAFNKLKMNLKNSFLMVIPATVISSFLGSINGYVFSKVKFKWSNLIFAIILFGMFIPYQSILFPLIRFLQSIKLYGTIPGLVITHVIYGIPITTLIFRNYYMEVPDELVEAANIDGAGFFKTYWKILLPISIPAFVVVVIWQFTSIWNEFLFAVTITNDPTKQPVTVALVNLAGSQVVQWNVQMAGAILTALPTLIVYIFLGKYFIRGLLAGSVKG, from the coding sequence ATGAGCAAAAAAGCAGACATTGTTATAACTTATATTTTATTAGTTTTGTTCTCGGTTTTTTTTCTAACACCCATATATGTTTTGCTTGCCACATCCTTGAAGAGTTTTAAAGAAGTCTCTATTTCAGCCATGTGGAAATTACCTTCTAGACCTTCTTTTGAAGGATTTGTGGAAGCTTTCAATAAACTTAAGATGAATTTAAAAAACAGTTTTTTAATGGTTATCCCTGCTACTGTGATTTCTTCATTTCTTGGTTCAATAAACGGTTATGTATTTTCTAAAGTGAAATTTAAATGGTCTAATTTAATATTTGCCATTATCCTCTTTGGAATGTTTATACCCTATCAAAGTATTTTGTTTCCTTTAATAAGATTTCTTCAGAGTATAAAGCTCTATGGAACAATTCCTGGTCTCGTGATCACACATGTAATATACGGTATACCGATCACTACTCTGATCTTTAGAAATTACTATATGGAGGTTCCCGATGAACTTGTGGAAGCTGCGAATATCGATGGAGCAGGTTTTTTCAAGACTTACTGGAAGATATTGTTACCTATCTCCATCCCCGCTTTTGTAGTAGTTGTAATATGGCAGTTTACCAGCATTTGGAATGAATTCCTTTTTGCGGTGACAATAACAAACGATCCTACGAAACAACCTGTTACCGTAGCGCTTGTTAACTTGGCAGGAAGTCAAGTTGTTCAATGGAATGTTCAGATGGCGGGAGCCATACTCACTGCTCTTCCAACTTTGATAGTTTATATATTTCTCGGGAAATACTTCATAAGAGGACTTCTTGCAGGTTCTGTAAAGGGTTGA
- a CDS encoding carbohydrate ABC transporter permease, with amino-acid sequence MRKKTKIIGIFIVLPSIVAIAIFVYGFISWTFRVSTSDWNSFSKLARGMYRFVGFRNYERLFMDKRFITDLWNLLFFTLMFMFGSIALGLILALLVDKGVKGSRVFQTIFLYPMAVAFVVTGTVWGWIFNPGIIPDSPSGINLLMKGLGFESLMWKWYISTEHIGPFNLALIPVAIAAIWQMSGYVMALYLAGLRSIPQSIIEAAKVDGASSWKMFWKVKIPMLKPVTLSAMIILGHISLKVFDLIYAMTGSGPNNVTDMPAIYMFELTFRSNKYALGSAISILMLLAVAIVIVPYLVSAFKKE; translated from the coding sequence TTGAGGAAGAAAACAAAAATAATAGGAATTTTCATAGTTCTTCCTTCGATAGTAGCAATAGCTATTTTTGTTTACGGTTTCATTAGTTGGACTTTCAGAGTTTCAACTTCCGATTGGAACAGTTTTTCCAAACTTGCTAGGGGTATGTACAGATTTGTGGGTTTTAGAAATTATGAAAGGCTCTTCATGGACAAAAGATTTATCACCGATCTTTGGAATTTGCTGTTCTTCACGCTTATGTTTATGTTCGGAAGCATAGCTCTTGGTTTAATACTTGCGTTGTTAGTTGATAAAGGAGTTAAGGGATCTAGGGTATTTCAGACGATATTTCTTTATCCTATGGCTGTAGCTTTTGTTGTTACTGGTACGGTTTGGGGATGGATCTTCAATCCTGGAATAATACCGGATAGCCCTTCTGGAATAAACCTTTTGATGAAAGGACTGGGATTTGAAAGCCTAATGTGGAAGTGGTACATTTCCACGGAGCATATTGGACCTTTCAATTTAGCGTTGATACCAGTAGCAATTGCTGCTATATGGCAGATGTCGGGATACGTTATGGCACTCTATTTGGCTGGATTGAGAAGCATTCCACAGTCGATAATCGAAGCGGCAAAAGTGGATGGAGCTTCATCTTGGAAAATGTTCTGGAAAGTGAAAATACCTATGCTGAAGCCTGTAACTTTGAGTGCAATGATAATTCTTGGACATATATCCCTAAAAGTTTTTGACCTTATCTATGCAATGACTGGAAGCGGCCCCAACAATGTAACAGACATGCCAGCTATATACATGTTCGAACTAACGTTCCGATCGAACAAATACGCTTTGGGTTCGGCCATCTCAATTTTGATGCTTCTTGCGGTTGCGATTGTAATCGTTCCTTATCTTGTTTCAGCTTTTAAAAAGGAGTGA
- a CDS encoding ABC transporter substrate-binding protein has protein sequence MRRLILSFLLIFFLVGVLAASQLEIFSWWTAGGEAEALEALIKVFNKHYPDVEVINATVAGGAGTNAKAVLKTRMLGGNPPDSFQVHAGMELIDTYVIPGYMTPITNLLKEWGVIDKFPKGILEMCSYKGEIYSVPVNVHRGNVVFYNKKIAEEIGMKEPPETWDEFITYLQKAKEKGYIGLALGDKNKWPALHLFETILLGVLGPNDYNGLWKNEVSFRDPRIRRAFEIMDRLLDYVNEDHAALAWQDATRLVYEGKALANIMGDWAEGYLKSVGWEPGKDFGWFAVPETQNAFMVVSDTFGLPKNAPHKENAVKWLKIVASVEGQDAFNPIKGSIPARLDADRSKYDIYLQWSMEDFATKALSPSIAHGSAAPEGFVTALNDIINRFVTTRDIDSALEELLIAAEDEGYLTE, from the coding sequence ATGAGACGATTGATTTTATCTTTTCTGTTGATCTTTTTCCTAGTCGGTGTTTTAGCAGCGTCTCAACTGGAAATCTTCAGTTGGTGGACAGCCGGAGGAGAAGCAGAAGCTTTAGAGGCTCTTATAAAAGTTTTCAACAAACATTATCCGGATGTTGAAGTTATCAACGCAACAGTTGCGGGGGGAGCTGGTACTAACGCAAAGGCGGTTTTGAAAACGAGAATGTTAGGCGGGAATCCTCCTGATTCGTTTCAAGTTCACGCTGGCATGGAGTTAATCGATACGTATGTTATACCAGGTTATATGACCCCTATCACTAATCTTTTGAAAGAGTGGGGCGTAATAGATAAGTTCCCGAAGGGGATTCTTGAAATGTGTAGCTACAAAGGAGAAATTTACTCAGTGCCTGTAAATGTTCATAGAGGAAATGTTGTATTCTACAACAAAAAAATAGCGGAAGAAATAGGTATGAAAGAACCTCCTGAAACCTGGGATGAATTCATTACGTATCTTCAGAAAGCTAAAGAAAAGGGATATATTGGTCTAGCACTTGGTGATAAAAATAAGTGGCCTGCCCTTCACCTTTTTGAAACGATTCTTCTTGGTGTCCTCGGCCCAAATGATTACAACGGATTGTGGAAAAATGAAGTTTCATTCAGAGATCCTCGTATAAGAAGAGCTTTTGAAATAATGGATAGACTACTTGATTATGTCAACGAGGACCACGCCGCTCTTGCATGGCAAGATGCTACAAGACTTGTCTATGAAGGAAAAGCCCTTGCAAATATTATGGGAGACTGGGCAGAAGGATATTTAAAATCGGTTGGATGGGAACCTGGTAAAGATTTCGGATGGTTTGCTGTTCCAGAGACTCAGAATGCCTTCATGGTTGTATCTGATACCTTTGGGCTACCCAAAAACGCTCCTCATAAGGAAAATGCTGTGAAATGGCTTAAAATAGTTGCTTCTGTTGAAGGACAAGATGCTTTCAATCCAATAAAAGGTTCTATCCCTGCCCGTTTAGATGCCGATAGAAGCAAATACGATATTTATCTGCAGTGGTCAATGGAAGATTTTGCAACAAAGGCACTTTCACCGTCAATAGCTCACGGTTCAGCTGCTCCCGAAGGTTTTGTGACAGCTCTCAATGATATTATCAATAGATTTGTTACTACAAGGGATATAGACAGTGCTTTAGAAGAACTGCTCATTGCCGCTGAAGACGAAGGCTATCTCACTGAGTAA
- a CDS encoding DUF362 domain-containing protein, with protein sequence MPAKVYFTDMTTNPNMNMLQKLEILLKKVELENIVKEGNFVAVKLHFGEYGNLAFIRPQYLKIIVDEIKKLGGKPFLTDANTLYTGHRSNAVDHLINAYLNGFTYEVTGAPVIIADGLRGADEIKVKINGNYVKEAKIGAAIALADVIVAVTHFKGHEATGFGGTIKNVGMGSASRAGKLEQHSDSKPYVEEENCVACGICAKFCPVGAITVTKVAKIDYEKCIGCGQCIAMCSYGAMSPKWDSSTDSLSKKMAEYAKAALKDKRAVFISFIMNISPDCDCWNMNKPPVAPDIGIAVSTDPVALDQACIDLVLQKTGKDPFLEVHPNVTWKTQLEYAEEIGLGTREYELVKVACNLK encoded by the coding sequence ATGCCAGCTAAAGTTTATTTCACCGATATGACAACTAATCCGAACATGAATATGCTCCAAAAACTCGAAATTTTGCTCAAAAAAGTAGAGTTAGAGAACATTGTGAAGGAAGGAAATTTTGTGGCAGTAAAGCTCCACTTTGGGGAATACGGCAATCTTGCTTTCATTAGGCCCCAATACCTAAAAATCATCGTGGATGAGATAAAAAAACTCGGTGGTAAACCCTTTTTAACCGATGCCAACACTCTCTACACCGGTCACAGATCCAATGCGGTGGATCACCTTATAAATGCCTATTTGAACGGTTTCACGTACGAGGTTACGGGAGCCCCTGTCATCATCGCAGATGGTTTGAGAGGAGCTGATGAAATCAAAGTGAAAATAAATGGAAATTACGTGAAAGAAGCCAAAATAGGTGCTGCCATTGCTTTGGCAGATGTGATAGTAGCGGTGACACACTTCAAAGGTCATGAGGCAACTGGTTTCGGTGGAACGATCAAAAACGTAGGAATGGGAAGTGCTTCCAGAGCAGGCAAACTAGAACAACACTCCGATTCGAAACCGTACGTTGAAGAAGAAAATTGTGTTGCTTGTGGTATATGTGCCAAATTCTGCCCTGTAGGTGCCATCACGGTGACAAAGGTGGCCAAGATAGACTATGAAAAGTGCATTGGATGCGGTCAATGCATCGCTATGTGTTCTTACGGAGCCATGTCTCCAAAGTGGGATAGCTCAACAGATTCTCTGAGTAAAAAGATGGCAGAATACGCGAAAGCGGCGCTGAAAGATAAAAGGGCCGTGTTCATATCATTCATAATGAACATCTCACCCGATTGCGATTGTTGGAACATGAATAAACCACCCGTTGCACCGGATATCGGCATCGCTGTGAGTACAGATCCAGTAGCATTGGATCAAGCATGCATAGACCTTGTACTTCAAAAAACAGGAAAAGATCCGTTCCTCGAGGTTCACCCAAATGTGACGTGGAAGACCCAACTAGAGTACGCAGAAGAAATAGGCCTTGGAACGAGAGAGTACGAACTAGTCAAAGTAGCTTGTAATTTGAAGTAA
- a CDS encoding NTPase — MIILITGRPGVGKTTLIKKLARLLQNAGGFYTEEIREAGKRVGFKILTLDGKEGLLARVGFPSVFRVGKYGVNLRDLEKIGVKALEKAIAEKDIVIIDEIGKMELFSDKFRQVVEKAFDSGKDVIATIKKSKDNFLDKLKNKKGVIIFEMNEKNRDRLFDEIAELFMLKSNRGGRK, encoded by the coding sequence ATGATAATTCTCATCACTGGGAGACCGGGAGTAGGTAAAACAACACTCATAAAGAAACTCGCCCGCCTCCTGCAAAACGCAGGAGGCTTTTACACTGAAGAAATCAGAGAAGCAGGAAAAAGAGTGGGATTCAAAATTCTCACCTTGGATGGAAAAGAAGGATTGCTGGCAAGAGTAGGTTTCCCATCAGTGTTTCGTGTTGGAAAATACGGCGTCAACTTAAGGGATCTAGAAAAAATAGGTGTGAAGGCCTTAGAAAAGGCTATTGCGGAGAAGGATATTGTGATAATCGATGAGATAGGAAAGATGGAACTCTTCTCCGACAAATTCCGTCAAGTCGTTGAAAAAGCATTCGATAGTGGAAAAGATGTGATCGCCACCATCAAAAAATCAAAAGACAATTTCTTGGATAAATTGAAAAACAAAAAAGGTGTTATTATCTTTGAAATGAACGAAAAGAACCGCGACCGTCTCTTCGACGAAATAGCCGAACTTTTCATGTTAAAATCTAATCGAGGTGGAAGAAAGTGA